In Lentilitoribacter sp. Alg239-R112, the following proteins share a genomic window:
- a CDS encoding response regulator transcription factor, protein MRIAVVEDNRPLADGIARAFRDDGHGVDELHDGVSANQFLTQETVDLIILDINLPGKSGLDVLSSLRRHEIQTPILMLTAKDTINDKIGGLDLGADDYMTKPFDLAELKARARALLRRSEKDIAKVLTFGEIEFDVTAREIRLHGEQLDLPRREFALAEILLNRRGHVISKQQIITHLYGAGADVEDSTVELYVHRLRKKFGDYGSCIKTVRGLGYCFRETS, encoded by the coding sequence ATGAGAATTGCAGTTGTAGAGGATAACAGGCCATTGGCGGATGGGATCGCGCGTGCATTTCGCGACGATGGCCATGGGGTGGATGAGCTGCATGATGGGGTTTCTGCAAATCAATTTCTTACACAAGAAACCGTTGATCTGATCATTCTAGATATCAATCTACCGGGCAAATCGGGCCTTGATGTTTTAAGTTCACTTAGGCGACACGAAATTCAAACCCCTATTCTTATGCTCACTGCAAAGGATACAATCAACGATAAAATTGGCGGTCTAGATTTGGGTGCTGATGATTACATGACCAAGCCATTTGATTTAGCTGAACTGAAAGCAAGAGCCCGTGCTCTGCTTAGACGATCAGAAAAAGATATCGCCAAGGTTCTAACTTTCGGCGAAATTGAATTTGATGTGACTGCGCGCGAAATTCGCCTTCATGGAGAACAATTGGATTTGCCGCGGCGCGAATTTGCGCTTGCCGAGATTTTACTTAATCGGCGCGGGCATGTGATTTCCAAACAACAGATCATCACGCATTTATATGGTGCTGGGGCGGATGTCGAAGACAGTACTGTTGAACTTTATGTGCACAGACTTCGAAAGAAATTTGGTGATTATGGTTCTTGCATCAAAACCGTTCGCGGACTTGGATATTGCTTTAGGGAAACATCATGA
- a CDS encoding tricarboxylate transporter — protein MKTLTKLALTASAAAMALSMVTSANAMDMSGKTIEWTIPFSETGGSAKWANFFAPLLSEALPGAPTVVVKFMPGAGSTKGANWFQQQKDGDGSVMFGSSGSTQFPYLLGDPRVKYEYKDWNPVMATGTGGVAYLNAEAGAKFDGSANGLKDMNFIYGSQGATRLDLVPLLAWQMLGMNVEPVFGIKGRGDGRLMFERGEANIDYQTTSGYLGGSAPLVEAGTAVPMMSWGSLDSDGNIVRDPTFPDMPTFKEVCEATDGCETSGEAWDAWKAFFVAGFPSQKIAFLPAGTDQAIIDAFVTAFAAVKARPDFAEISAKRVGKYPMYVGDEAVKALGVATTVPDSAKAFVTNWLKEAYGIELN, from the coding sequence ATGAAAACTCTAACTAAACTTGCTTTGACTGCATCTGCAGCAGCAATGGCTTTGTCTATGGTAACATCAGCAAACGCGATGGATATGTCAGGCAAAACAATCGAATGGACAATTCCATTTTCAGAAACTGGTGGTTCGGCTAAGTGGGCAAATTTCTTTGCTCCGCTTTTATCAGAAGCATTGCCAGGTGCACCAACTGTTGTTGTTAAATTTATGCCAGGTGCTGGTTCAACCAAAGGTGCAAACTGGTTCCAGCAGCAAAAAGATGGTGATGGATCTGTTATGTTCGGCTCATCTGGTTCAACTCAATTCCCTTATCTTTTGGGCGATCCACGTGTGAAATACGAGTACAAAGACTGGAACCCTGTTATGGCAACAGGAACTGGCGGTGTTGCGTATCTAAACGCCGAAGCTGGCGCAAAATTTGATGGTTCAGCTAATGGTCTTAAAGACATGAACTTCATTTATGGTTCACAAGGTGCAACACGTCTTGATCTTGTTCCGCTTCTTGCTTGGCAAATGCTTGGCATGAATGTTGAGCCTGTATTTGGCATTAAAGGTCGCGGTGATGGTCGTCTAATGTTCGAGCGTGGCGAAGCAAACATCGATTACCAAACAACATCAGGATATCTTGGCGGTTCAGCACCATTGGTCGAAGCAGGCACTGCCGTACCGATGATGTCTTGGGGTTCATTAGATAGCGATGGCAATATTGTTCGCGATCCAACATTCCCTGATATGCCGACATTTAAAGAAGTGTGTGAAGCAACAGACGGATGTGAAACGTCTGGTGAAGCATGGGATGCATGGAAAGCGTTCTTTGTAGCAGGCTTCCCGTCTCAGAAAATCGCGTTCCTGCCTGCTGGTACAGATCAAGCAATTATCGATGCATTTGTAACAGCATTTGCTGCAGTGAAAGCTCGCCCAGACTTCGCTGAAATTTCAGCAAAACGCGTTGGCAAATATCCGATGTATGTGGGCGATGAGGCTGTAAAAGCTTTGGGCGTGGCAACAACAGTGCCAGATTCAGCGAAAGCCTTTGTGACTAATTGGCTCAAAGAAGCCTACGGTATTGAGCTGAACTAA
- a CDS encoding sensor histidine kinase, translated as MTSIRRRLLLWLIIPLTAVAVIVSIETFVSAQKISNDLHDKTLLAAMLTISENVVASNGTLLAEQTLKVLTENLGDEFFYHMLGPNGAFVTGYSGYPRLPGNIKLEDGVPIFYDGSYQGNTVRVTTMRQLLSGRDLNGWTTITTWQETTQRADLTLSLFGRSLIRLAALVIAAGVIVWFAVTQGLQPLRRLQQAIDTRTPLDLTPIKRQMPIELKGIVASMNDLFARVARSKTNRERFIGDAAHQLRNPIAALKVQAEVALQAKDGKARNQSLKQVVSVSDQTSELVSQMLTNARANAIEKDAGETFDLSELTLDAARSVAPKAIEKDQDFSTDVAKEIWLKGDKVLIREAIVNLMDNAVKYSPHNAKVSVSLLTENDNILIQISDDGQPISDEEFFQYCQPFYTNDNAHSGSGLGLAIAKDVSANHGGYLVNKAGENGGGKTISIILPKPK; from the coding sequence ATGACATCCATACGCAGGCGATTATTATTGTGGTTGATTATTCCGCTCACTGCAGTGGCCGTTATTGTGTCGATAGAAACGTTCGTTTCTGCGCAAAAAATTTCAAATGATCTACATGATAAAACGCTACTCGCCGCTATGCTGACGATTTCAGAAAATGTAGTGGCATCCAACGGAACCCTGCTTGCAGAGCAAACACTTAAAGTGCTTACGGAAAATTTGGGCGATGAGTTTTTCTACCATATGTTAGGCCCTAATGGTGCCTTTGTAACTGGCTATAGCGGATACCCCAGATTACCCGGCAATATCAAACTAGAAGATGGTGTCCCTATATTTTATGATGGAAGCTATCAGGGAAATACAGTTCGTGTGACGACCATGCGCCAGCTATTGTCTGGGCGCGATCTGAACGGTTGGACGACGATCACCACATGGCAGGAAACAACTCAGCGTGCTGATCTAACATTAAGCTTGTTTGGTCGTTCTCTCATCCGCCTTGCAGCTCTCGTGATCGCCGCAGGTGTGATCGTTTGGTTTGCGGTTACCCAAGGTCTTCAACCCTTAAGACGACTACAGCAAGCGATTGATACTAGAACGCCGCTCGACTTAACCCCGATAAAGCGCCAGATGCCGATTGAGTTGAAAGGCATTGTTGCATCAATGAATGATTTGTTTGCGCGCGTGGCGCGTTCAAAAACTAACCGAGAGCGTTTTATTGGCGATGCTGCCCACCAGCTACGCAATCCAATTGCAGCATTAAAAGTGCAAGCAGAAGTCGCGCTTCAGGCAAAAGATGGAAAAGCAAGAAATCAAAGCCTCAAGCAAGTTGTAAGCGTGAGTGATCAAACTAGCGAACTTGTTAGCCAGATGCTGACCAATGCGCGGGCAAATGCAATTGAAAAGGACGCTGGCGAGACGTTTGATTTATCCGAGCTGACGCTGGACGCTGCACGCTCTGTTGCGCCAAAAGCGATTGAAAAAGATCAAGACTTTTCAACTGATGTGGCGAAGGAAATTTGGCTAAAAGGCGATAAAGTTCTCATCCGAGAAGCAATAGTGAACTTGATGGATAACGCAGTTAAATATTCGCCTCACAACGCAAAAGTATCAGTCTCGTTGCTTACTGAGAATGACAATATTCTCATACAAATTAGCGATGATGGCCAACCGATTTCAGATGAAGAGTTTTTCCAATATTGCCAACCGTTTTATACAAATGACAATGCTCATTCTGGCTCTGGATTAGGCTTGGCAATCGCCAAAGATGTAAGTGCGAATCACGGTGGTTATCTCGTCAATAAAGCTGGTGAGAACGGTGGAGGAAAAACCATCTCAATCATATTGCCGAAACCCAAATAA